The following is a genomic window from Crossiella equi.
GCCACCCGGCTCGGGCTCACCGGCGCGCTCGGCACCCGGGGCGAGCAGGTCGACGGCGTGTACACCGGCAGGCTGCTCGGCGAGCTGATGCACGGCAAGGCCAAGGCCTCCGCCATCCGCGAGCTGGCCGCGCACGAGGGCCTGGACCTGCGCCGCTGCACGGCCTACTCCGACTCCCTCAACGACCTGCCCATGCTCGCCACGGTCGGCACCGCGATCGCGATCAACCCCGACTCCGGTCTCCGCGACCTCGCGCGCACCCGCGGCTGGGAGGTCCGGGACTTCCGCACCGGCCGCAAGGCCGCCAAGATCGGTGTGCCCTCAGTGCTCGGCGCCGGGGCCGTCGCGGGCGCGATCGCCGCGGGCCTGGCCTACCGCCGCCGCTCCGACTGAGCACCGGCCGGGTCCGGCTGGTCACCGGCTGAGTTCGTACAGGGCAACGGTTTTGTCCCGTGAGGGCCGGGGCACCCGGTAGGCACGCTTCGGCCGGACCGGTGCCCGAGCCGTGCCCCGAACACCCCGGGAGGACCCCCATGTTGAGCCAGGGTGACCGCCGACGTCTGGACGAGATCGCCAGCCAGCTCGCCGCCGCCGACCCCACCTTCGTCGAAGGCCTGCGCGCCGGCCATCCGGCGGCGCCGTGCGACGACCGCCGATGGCCGCCGGTCCTCGCCGGGCTGGTCGCCTTCCTGATGTTCCTGGTGGCCCTGGCCGCCGTGTCCCTGCCCCTGATGCTCGCCTGCCTGGTCGGCATGACGTGGTCGGTGGTCAGCTACCGCGACCGGGTGCGCCGCGGCCACTGCTGGCGGACCCGCCCGCGCCTGCCCCGCTAGCTCCCCCCGGCACCGCGCGGCGCAGCCGGTCGGCCACCGCCAGCAGGTGCTCGGCCAGCTCGGGCGCGTCCACCACCTCGAAGTCGATCCCCAGCATGCCCAGTCCCCAGGCCAGGCCCTGCATGTCCGAGCCGGTGACGTGCAGCAGGCAGCTGTCCCCGCTCTCCGGCTCCACCCGTCCCCAGGTCGCGAAACCCCGCTCCTGAGCCGTGTCCGCGTCGACCGGCAGCCGCACCGTCGAGCTGTACTGCCGCAGCCGGGACACGCCTTCGGAGACGAAGCTCGCCGGGTCCGCCGTGGGCAGCTGCCTCGGGGTGAACCGCGGCCCGGTCGGGGTCCTGGTGCGCATGCGGTCCACGCGGAAGGTGCGCCAGTCGCGGCGGGCGGTGTCCCAGGCCACCAGGTACCAGCGGCGGCCCCAGGTGACCAGGTGGTGCGGCTCGACCTCGCGCAGGCTGTCGGTGCCGTCGTGGCCGCGGTAGTCGAAGCGCAGGCGTTCGGTGTCGCGGCAGGCGGCCGCGATCGTGGTCAGCGTGTCCGAGGAGATCGTCGGCATCGGCCGCAGCGGCACGGTCGCGATCTGCAGCGCCGCCACCCGCCGCCGCAGCCGGGAGGGCAGCACCTGCTCCAGCTTCACCAGCGCCCGCAACGAGGCCTCGCCGATGCCCTCGATGCTCTCGTTGGTCGCGGTGCGCAGGCCGATCGCCACCGCCACCGCCTCCTCGTCGTCCAGCAGCAGCGGCGGCAGGTCGGCCCCCGAGCCCAGCCGGTAGCCGCCCGCGGCGCCCTTGAGCGACTCGATCGGGTACTCCAGATCGCGCAGCTTCTCGATGTCGCGCCGCACCGTGCGGCCGGTGACGCCGAGGCGGTCCGCCAGTTCGCCGCCCGACCACTCGCGGCGCATCTGCAACAGCGTCAGCAGCCGCAGCAGCCGGGCCGAGGTCTCCTTCACCGCCACAGTCTGCCGCGTCACCCCGACAGCCGGGTTCGAGCCCCGCTGACCTGATGAGTCTTGATTCCCAACTCACTCTCTGCCAGGGTGGGTTGGAAAATCAATCTCAGTCGGGAGATCCCATGGCGAAGCTGCCGCCCAGGCTCGCGGAGCACCCGTCCGTCCGCGCGGTGCTCGACCGGCGCGCGAGCGAGGCGCCGAAACCCCAGGTGATCGACGCCGAGTGGCTGCGGAAGCTGTGCCTGGAGGCGGGCGCGGACGACGTCGGCTTCGTCTCCCTGGACCACCCCGACCTGGCCAGTGAGCGCGAGCCGGTGCTGAACGCGCTGCCCGGCACCCGCAGCCTGGTCTCCCTGGTGGGCCGGATGAACCGGGAGAACGTGCGCTCGCCCGCGCGCAGCGTGGCCAACCAGGAGTTCCACCGCGGCGCCGAGGTGCTCAACGAGGTCGCGCACCGCGTCGTGCGTGCCCTGGAGGACACCGGGCACCGCGCGCTGAACCCGGCCGTGGCCTTCCCGATGGAGATGGACAGGTACCCGGGCCGCATCTGGGTGGTCGCGCACAAGCCGGTCGCGGTCGCCGCCGGGATGGGCGCGATGGGCATCCACCGCAACGTCATCCACCCGCGCTTCGGCAACTTCATCCTGCTCGGCACCCTGCTCCTGGACGCCGAGATCAGCGAGTACGGCACCGCCCTGGACTACAACCCCTGCCTGGAGTGCAAGCTGTGCGTGGCCGCCTGCCCGGTCGGCGCGATCGCCAAGGACGGCGCCTTCGACTGGGCGGCCTGCGCCACGCACAACTACCGCGAGTTCATGGGCGGCTTCGAGGACTGGGTCGGCACCGTGGTGGAGAGCGGGGACACCGACGCCTACCGCGAGCGCGTCACCGCCAGCGAGAGCGCTTCCATGTGGCAGAGCCTGGCCTTCAAACCCAACTACAAGGCGGCCTACTGCCTGGCCGTTTGCCCGGCAGGGGAGGATGTACTCGAGCCCTACCTCTCCAACCGCAAGGACTTCATGGACACCGTCCTGAAACCGCTGCAGGAGAAGGTGGAGACGCTCTACGTGGTGCCCGGCTCGCCGGCCGGGGACCACGCCCGACGCCGGTTCCCGCACAAGCCGGTCAAGGAGGTCCGCAACGGTCTCCCTGGCACCCGGCCGCGGCAGGAGGAGAAGGACGGTTGATGACCGAGGTTGTGATCACCGGGCTCGGCACGGTGAGCCCGCTGGGCGCCACGACGGCCGACACCTGGGCCGGGCTGCTGGCCGGGCGGTCCGGGGTCCAGGTGCTGACCGACGACTGGGCGCGGGAGCTGCCCGCCCGGCTGGCCGCCCGGATGGTGGTCGACCCGGCCACCCTGCTCGACCGGGTGCAGGCCCGCCGCATCGACCGCTCGACCCAGGCCGCCCTGGTCGCCGCCCGCGAGGCCTGGACCGACGCGGGCTTGGAGAAGGGCGCGGTCGACCCGAACCGGGTCGCCGTGGTCCTGGGCACCGGCATCGGCGGTGTCGGCACCCTCCTGGACAACTACCAGGCCCTCACCGACCGCGGCTACCGCCGGGTGTCCCCGCGCATGGTCCAGATGATCATGCCGAACAGCGCGGCGGCCACGGTCAGCATCGACCTGGACGCCCGCGCGGGCGCGATCTGCCCGACCAGCGCGTGCGCCACCGGCGCCGAGGCCCTGGCCCACGCCCTGGACCTGATCCGCCTGGGCCGCGCGGACGTGGTCATCACCGGCGGCACCGAGGCCTGCGTCCGCTCGGTCACCATGGCCGGTTTCGCCCAGGCCCAGGCGATGTCCACGCGCAACGACGAACCCGAACGCGCCTCCCGCCCCTACGACAAGGGCCGCGACGGCTTCGTCCTGGGCGAGGGCGCGGCGGTCCTGGTCATCGAACGCGCCGACGTGGCCAAGGCCCGGGGCCGCACCCCCTACGCCACCTTCGCGGGAGCGGCGATCACCTCCGACGCCTACGACATGGTGGGCCTGCACCCGGAGGGCGACGGCCAGATCCGCGCGATGACCACGGCCCTCCGCGAGGCCGACCTGACCGCGGCCGACATCAAGCACGTCAACGCCCACGCCACCGCCACCCCGGGCGGCGACATGATCGAGGCCAAGGCCATCCACGACGTCTTCGGCGACACCGCCCTGGTCTCGGCCACCAAATCCATGACGGGCCACCTCCTGGGCGCGGCCGGTGCCCTGGAAGCGGTCGCCACCGTCCTGGCGGTCCACCACGACATCGCCCCACCCACCCTGAACCTGGAAGACCCCGAGGACACCCTCCGCATCCAGGTCACCCGCGGGGAACCGGTCAAACTCCCCATCAACGCGGCCCTGTCCAACTCCTTCGGCTTCGGCGGCCACAACACGGCCCTGGTCTTCCGCAAGCCCTGAGCTGAGCCCCGCGCCCGGTCAGCCGGTCCCGTGCACCGCACAGGAACTGCCTGACCGGGCTCGGGTCCGCCACCCGAGACGAACGCCCACCCGGCATGCCGGAGGCTGCCCCGTGATCCCGGCCGTCAGGCCTCGACCCGGCCCGCGACCGTCCACTCCGGACTGGCGAACCGGGCGGTGAGCTCACCCGACCCGGGCTCCTGCCCACAGGCCTTGCACACCATCACGGTCTCCAGATCGGCCCCACAGTTGTGCTCGAACACCACGGGTGGCGCGTCCTTGAGGTGGCGGTCCCCCCACTGCCGCAGGGCGTGCAACACGCTCCGCAGCTCCCGTCCGGCCTCGGTGGCGTGGTACTCGAAACGCGGCGGCCGCTCGCTGTACCGCACCCGCTCCAGCACCCCGGCCTCGACGAGCTTCTTCAACCGGGCCGCGAGGATGTCCCGGGGTGCCCCGATGTTGCGGACCATGCCGTCGAAGCGATGCACTCCGTAGAACACCTCACGAAGCACCAACAGCGAGTACTTCTCACCCACCACCGTGAGCGCGGCGGCGATGGAACACGGTCGCGGCGAACTCATGCCACCACGGTAGACGAGTCCGTTTGATTACCCAATCTTTTCGAGCCAACAACTCGGGACACGAACACCCAGCACCCGGGCCTCGCGCTTGCCCACCAGGAGTACGGCGGAATGGCAAGCGCCGGCAACGCCTGTCCACGGTGGTGGGGATCCGGGGTGGACGGTCCAACACCGGTGCCCTCCTCCCGACGAACGGCTCCGGTGGGAGGAGGAAACAACTGGCCACGGCTGGATGGTCGGCAACAGCTTCGTGGTGCCAACCGGGCACGTGTCGAAGTAATGGTCGGGAGACTGACGCCCGGGTGGCAGACCCACGTACATCCTGGCCGCAGGAACCGGCCAGTGGCATGGCCCGGGTCGCAAGCCGGATGGCAGGCCAGGGAGACCACTGCCCCGCAGCTGCGGGCAGTCCAGTGGGAAACGACCGTCGGAGCCTGAGCGGACACAGTCGCCTGTGGTGCTTGCGGGCTCTCGTGCGTGTTGTCCGCCGTGGGCGCGATCCCGTCGACTGTCTGCCTCGGTTGCGCGGCTGACGTT
Proteins encoded in this region:
- a CDS encoding beta-ketoacyl-[acyl-carrier-protein] synthase family protein; its protein translation is MTEVVITGLGTVSPLGATTADTWAGLLAGRSGVQVLTDDWARELPARLAARMVVDPATLLDRVQARRIDRSTQAALVAAREAWTDAGLEKGAVDPNRVAVVLGTGIGGVGTLLDNYQALTDRGYRRVSPRMVQMIMPNSAAATVSIDLDARAGAICPTSACATGAEALAHALDLIRLGRADVVITGGTEACVRSVTMAGFAQAQAMSTRNDEPERASRPYDKGRDGFVLGEGAAVLVIERADVAKARGRTPYATFAGAAITSDAYDMVGLHPEGDGQIRAMTTALREADLTAADIKHVNAHATATPGGDMIEAKAIHDVFGDTALVSATKSMTGHLLGAAGALEAVATVLAVHHDIAPPTLNLEDPEDTLRIQVTRGEPVKLPINAALSNSFGFGGHNTALVFRKP
- a CDS encoding helix-turn-helix transcriptional regulator, whose translation is MKETSARLLRLLTLLQMRREWSGGELADRLGVTGRTVRRDIEKLRDLEYPIESLKGAAGGYRLGSGADLPPLLLDDEEAVAVAIGLRTATNESIEGIGEASLRALVKLEQVLPSRLRRRVAALQIATVPLRPMPTISSDTLTTIAAACRDTERLRFDYRGHDGTDSLREVEPHHLVTWGRRWYLVAWDTARRDWRTFRVDRMRTRTPTGPRFTPRQLPTADPASFVSEGVSRLRQYSSTVRLPVDADTAQERGFATWGRVEPESGDSCLLHVTGSDMQGLAWGLGMLGIDFEVVDAPELAEHLLAVADRLRRAVPGGASGAGAGGSASSGRGAPGRGS
- a CDS encoding epoxyqueuosine reductase, which encodes MAKLPPRLAEHPSVRAVLDRRASEAPKPQVIDAEWLRKLCLEAGADDVGFVSLDHPDLASEREPVLNALPGTRSLVSLVGRMNRENVRSPARSVANQEFHRGAEVLNEVAHRVVRALEDTGHRALNPAVAFPMEMDRYPGRIWVVAHKPVAVAAGMGAMGIHRNVIHPRFGNFILLGTLLLDAEISEYGTALDYNPCLECKLCVAACPVGAIAKDGAFDWAACATHNYREFMGGFEDWVGTVVESGDTDAYRERVTASESASMWQSLAFKPNYKAAYCLAVCPAGEDVLEPYLSNRKDFMDTVLKPLQEKVETLYVVPGSPAGDHARRRFPHKPVKEVRNGLPGTRPRQEEKDG
- a CDS encoding winged helix-turn-helix transcriptional regulator, which gives rise to MSSPRPCSIAAALTVVGEKYSLLVLREVFYGVHRFDGMVRNIGAPRDILAARLKKLVEAGVLERVRYSERPPRFEYHATEAGRELRSVLHALRQWGDRHLKDAPPVVFEHNCGADLETVMVCKACGQEPGSGELTARFASPEWTVAGRVEA
- a CDS encoding DUF3040 domain-containing protein, with the translated sequence MLSQGDRRRLDEIASQLAAADPTFVEGLRAGHPAAPCDDRRWPPVLAGLVAFLMFLVALAAVSLPLMLACLVGMTWSVVSYRDRVRRGHCWRTRPRLPR